One genomic segment of Odocoileus virginianus isolate 20LAN1187 ecotype Illinois chromosome 17, Ovbor_1.2, whole genome shotgun sequence includes these proteins:
- the CYB5D2 gene encoding neuferricin isoform X1, whose protein sequence is MPGLGGRGLWLGLAVAAAAAAMAARLMGWWSPRADFRLFIPEELARYRGRPGDPGLYLALLGRVYDVSSGRRHYEPGAHYSGFAGEDTFGYTLLPCPDAAVVAVCTCRDASRAFVTGDYSEAGLVDDVSDLSFSEMLTLQNWLSFYEKNYKFMGRVIGRFYGEDGLPTPELTHAEVMMTKGLEANRQELIEKQRFPPCNAEWSFIRGSRFWCSQQSCRLVRAAFLIISAGTADSTVLASNLHLLPRDSSGFPGWFHHRHLKAAPSHQGLHPTSFQVLAIPPPYLLPAFLWLRPSFLTRSNCTPSSCNPTAPCQVISSDQGIILQLNLFHGSQICRD, encoded by the exons ATGCCGGGGCTCGGCGGGCGTGGGCTTTGGCTGGGCCTGGCCGTGGCTGCGGCAGCGGCGGCGATGGCCGCACGGCTGATGGGCTGGTGGAGTCCTCGCGCCGACTTTCGCCTTTTCATACCTGAGGAGCTGGCCCGCTACCGCGGTCGCCCAGGGGACCCGGGCCTCTATTTGGCCTTGCTCGGCCGCGTCTACGATGTGTCCTCTGGCCGGAGGCATTACGAGCCCGGGGCCCACTATAGCGGCTTCGCAG GTGAGGACACTTTTGGATACACTCTCCTGCCATGCCCTGATGCAGCTGTCGTGGCTGTATGCACAT GCCGAGATGCATCCAGAGCATTTGTGACTGGGGACTACTCTGAAGCAGGCCTTGTAGATGATGTATCCGACCTGTCATTTTCTGAGATGCTGACACTCCAAAACTGGCTTTCATTCTATGAGAAGAATTACAAATTCATGG GAAGGGTGATAGGAAGGTTCTATGGAGAGGATGGGCTCCCCACCCCAGAACTGACCCACGCAGAAGTCATGATGACCAAAGGCTTGGAGGCGAACAGACAGGAGCTGATAGAGAAGCAGAGGTTCCCACCGTGCAACGCTGAGTGGAGCTTCATCAGGGGTAGCCGGTTCTGGTGTTCACAGCAGAG CTGTCGTCTAGTTCGGGCAGCCTTCCTGATCATTTCTGCAGGCACCGCAGACTCCACAGTGCTGGCATCCAATCTTCATCTTCTTCCTCGAGATTCTTCTGGTTTCCCTGGCTGGTTCCACCATCGCCATCTTAAAGCAGCCCCGTCACACCAAGGACTCCACCCAACCAGCTTCCAGGTCCTGGCGATCCCACCCCCTTACCTGCTCCCAGCATTCCTCTGGCTGAGGCCTTCCTTTCTCACGCGCTCTAACTGTACTCCCTCCAGCTGCAACCCCACAGCCCCCTGCCAAGTCATCTCCTCTGATCAGGGCATTATTCTCCAACTGAACCTCTTCCATGGCTCGCAGATCTGTAGAGATTAG
- the CYB5D2 gene encoding neuferricin isoform X3, which produces MPGLGGRGLWLGLAVAAAAAAMAARLMGWWSPRADFRLFIPEELARYRGRPGDPGLYLALLGRVYDVSSGRRHYEPGAHYSGFAGEDTFGYTLLPCPDAAVVAVCTCRDASRAFVTGDYSEAGLVDDVSDLSFSEMLTLQNWLSFYEKNYKFMGRVIGRFYGEDGLPTPELTHAEVMMTKGLEANRQELIEKQRFPPCNAEWSFIRGSRFWCSQQSGGVSRDWIGVPRKLFKPGVKPHCVCVRTTGPPSDQLPENPMHRNRGDLDHPNLGEYPGCPPLAITCSVPL; this is translated from the exons ATGCCGGGGCTCGGCGGGCGTGGGCTTTGGCTGGGCCTGGCCGTGGCTGCGGCAGCGGCGGCGATGGCCGCACGGCTGATGGGCTGGTGGAGTCCTCGCGCCGACTTTCGCCTTTTCATACCTGAGGAGCTGGCCCGCTACCGCGGTCGCCCAGGGGACCCGGGCCTCTATTTGGCCTTGCTCGGCCGCGTCTACGATGTGTCCTCTGGCCGGAGGCATTACGAGCCCGGGGCCCACTATAGCGGCTTCGCAG GTGAGGACACTTTTGGATACACTCTCCTGCCATGCCCTGATGCAGCTGTCGTGGCTGTATGCACAT GCCGAGATGCATCCAGAGCATTTGTGACTGGGGACTACTCTGAAGCAGGCCTTGTAGATGATGTATCCGACCTGTCATTTTCTGAGATGCTGACACTCCAAAACTGGCTTTCATTCTATGAGAAGAATTACAAATTCATGG GAAGGGTGATAGGAAGGTTCTATGGAGAGGATGGGCTCCCCACCCCAGAACTGACCCACGCAGAAGTCATGATGACCAAAGGCTTGGAGGCGAACAGACAGGAGCTGATAGAGAAGCAGAGGTTCCCACCGTGCAACGCTGAGTGGAGCTTCATCAGGGGTAGCCGGTTCTGGTGTTCACAGCAGAG tGGAGGTGTGAGCAGAGACTGGATCGGCGTTCCCAGGAAGCTGTTTAAGCCAGGTGTCAAgccccactgtgtgtgtgtgagaacaaCTGGCCCCCCGAGTGACCAGTTGCCGGAAAACCCTATGCACAGAAATCGTGGGGACCTGGATCACCCCAACTTGGGGGAGTACCCAGGCTGCCCACCCCTCGCCATCACATGCTCGGTCCCCCTCTAA
- the CYB5D2 gene encoding neuferricin isoform X2, with amino-acid sequence MPGLGGRGLWLGLAVAAAAAAMAARLMGWWSPRADFRLFIPEELARYRGRPGDPGLYLALLGRVYDVSSGRRHYEPGAHYSGFAGRDASRAFVTGDYSEAGLVDDVSDLSFSEMLTLQNWLSFYEKNYKFMGRVIGRFYGEDGLPTPELTHAEVMMTKGLEANRQELIEKQRFPPCNAEWSFIRGSRFWCSQQSCRLVRAAFLIISAGTADSTVLASNLHLLPRDSSGFPGWFHHRHLKAAPSHQGLHPTSFQVLAIPPPYLLPAFLWLRPSFLTRSNCTPSSCNPTAPCQVISSDQGIILQLNLFHGSQICRD; translated from the exons ATGCCGGGGCTCGGCGGGCGTGGGCTTTGGCTGGGCCTGGCCGTGGCTGCGGCAGCGGCGGCGATGGCCGCACGGCTGATGGGCTGGTGGAGTCCTCGCGCCGACTTTCGCCTTTTCATACCTGAGGAGCTGGCCCGCTACCGCGGTCGCCCAGGGGACCCGGGCCTCTATTTGGCCTTGCTCGGCCGCGTCTACGATGTGTCCTCTGGCCGGAGGCATTACGAGCCCGGGGCCCACTATAGCGGCTTCGCAG GCCGAGATGCATCCAGAGCATTTGTGACTGGGGACTACTCTGAAGCAGGCCTTGTAGATGATGTATCCGACCTGTCATTTTCTGAGATGCTGACACTCCAAAACTGGCTTTCATTCTATGAGAAGAATTACAAATTCATGG GAAGGGTGATAGGAAGGTTCTATGGAGAGGATGGGCTCCCCACCCCAGAACTGACCCACGCAGAAGTCATGATGACCAAAGGCTTGGAGGCGAACAGACAGGAGCTGATAGAGAAGCAGAGGTTCCCACCGTGCAACGCTGAGTGGAGCTTCATCAGGGGTAGCCGGTTCTGGTGTTCACAGCAGAG CTGTCGTCTAGTTCGGGCAGCCTTCCTGATCATTTCTGCAGGCACCGCAGACTCCACAGTGCTGGCATCCAATCTTCATCTTCTTCCTCGAGATTCTTCTGGTTTCCCTGGCTGGTTCCACCATCGCCATCTTAAAGCAGCCCCGTCACACCAAGGACTCCACCCAACCAGCTTCCAGGTCCTGGCGATCCCACCCCCTTACCTGCTCCCAGCATTCCTCTGGCTGAGGCCTTCCTTTCTCACGCGCTCTAACTGTACTCCCTCCAGCTGCAACCCCACAGCCCCCTGCCAAGTCATCTCCTCTGATCAGGGCATTATTCTCCAACTGAACCTCTTCCATGGCTCGCAGATCTGTAGAGATTAG
- the CYB5D2 gene encoding neuferricin isoform X4, which yields MPGLGGRGLWLGLAVAAAAAAMAARLMGWWSPRADFRLFIPEELARYRGRPGDPGLYLALLGRVYDVSSGRRHYEPGAHYSGFAGRDASRAFVTGDYSEAGLVDDVSDLSFSEMLTLQNWLSFYEKNYKFMGRVIGRFYGEDGLPTPELTHAEVMMTKGLEANRQELIEKQRFPPCNAEWSFIRGSRFWCSQQSGGVSRDWIGVPRKLFKPGVKPHCVCVRTTGPPSDQLPENPMHRNRGDLDHPNLGEYPGCPPLAITCSVPL from the exons ATGCCGGGGCTCGGCGGGCGTGGGCTTTGGCTGGGCCTGGCCGTGGCTGCGGCAGCGGCGGCGATGGCCGCACGGCTGATGGGCTGGTGGAGTCCTCGCGCCGACTTTCGCCTTTTCATACCTGAGGAGCTGGCCCGCTACCGCGGTCGCCCAGGGGACCCGGGCCTCTATTTGGCCTTGCTCGGCCGCGTCTACGATGTGTCCTCTGGCCGGAGGCATTACGAGCCCGGGGCCCACTATAGCGGCTTCGCAG GCCGAGATGCATCCAGAGCATTTGTGACTGGGGACTACTCTGAAGCAGGCCTTGTAGATGATGTATCCGACCTGTCATTTTCTGAGATGCTGACACTCCAAAACTGGCTTTCATTCTATGAGAAGAATTACAAATTCATGG GAAGGGTGATAGGAAGGTTCTATGGAGAGGATGGGCTCCCCACCCCAGAACTGACCCACGCAGAAGTCATGATGACCAAAGGCTTGGAGGCGAACAGACAGGAGCTGATAGAGAAGCAGAGGTTCCCACCGTGCAACGCTGAGTGGAGCTTCATCAGGGGTAGCCGGTTCTGGTGTTCACAGCAGAG tGGAGGTGTGAGCAGAGACTGGATCGGCGTTCCCAGGAAGCTGTTTAAGCCAGGTGTCAAgccccactgtgtgtgtgtgagaacaaCTGGCCCCCCGAGTGACCAGTTGCCGGAAAACCCTATGCACAGAAATCGTGGGGACCTGGATCACCCCAACTTGGGGGAGTACCCAGGCTGCCCACCCCTCGCCATCACATGCTCGGTCCCCCTCTAA